The Pyxidicoccus sp. MSG2 DNA segment GCGTGGGCGTGCGCGACGACTTCTTCGACCTGGGGGGACACTCGCTGCTGGCCACGCAGGTGGTGGCGCGCGTCCGCTCGCTGTTCGACGTGCAGCTCGCCGTCATCGACCTGTTCGAGGCGCCGACGCTGGAGGGACTGGCCGCGCGAATCGAAGCGGGCACGACGTCGGACTCTCCGCTGGTGACGTTGCGGAGGGGCGGCGATGCGAGGCCCTTCTTCTGCGTGCACCCGGTGGGCGGCGGCGTGCTGGCCTACCTGGAGCTGGCGAAGCGGATGGACGCGGACCAGCCCTTCTATGGCTTGCAGGTCCCCACGGGCGGCTCCGGCGACACGGTGGAGCAGATGGCGGCGCGCTACCTGGAGGCCGTGCGCGGGTGCAGCCGGAAGGCCCGTACCTCCTGGGCGGCTGGTCCATGGGCGGCCGGCTGGCGTACGAGATGGCGCGGCAGCTCCGCGAGCGTGGAGAGGACGTGGGGCTGCTCGTCGTCATCGACGCGAGAGGCCGGGACGAAGTCCCCGCCGAGGAGATGGAAGCGGAGGTCGTGCTGGAGTTCGCCGGCCACCTGACCCGGCTCTCCGGCCTCCACCCGAGGGCGGCGGAGGTGCTGGAGTACGTGGACGCGGCGGAGCTGGCGGCGGTGCTGGAGGAACGGCCCGGTGCGGATTCCGCCCTGGACGCGGAGGCGTGCGCGGAGCTGCGGACCCTCTGGACGACGTTCGCGCGGAACCGGCGGGCGTCTCGCGGGTACGTGCCCCAGCCTCTCGACGG contains these protein-coding regions:
- a CDS encoding thioesterase domain-containing protein, which gives rise to MGGRLAYEMARQLRERGEDVGLLVVIDARGRDEVPAEEMEAEVVLEFAGHLTRLSGLHPRAAEVLEYVDAAELAAVLEERPGADSALDAEACAELRTLWTTFARNRRASRGYVPQPLDGSLVLLRAAEGPPGQEEDLGWRGLARSGVEVYEVPGDHFSLVAMPHVEHLAARLRALLTRARSGASLQKAG